The Populus alba chromosome 6, ASM523922v2, whole genome shotgun sequence genome contains a region encoding:
- the LOC118050164 gene encoding eukaryotic translation initiation factor 3 subunit B, with the protein MGEISLTELEERAAAAGIDLSLIDIDSIKLPPGDDFGVISDDEDVYQEEQMDFDYGLGNTIVVDNLPVVPKEKFDKLEGVINKIYSQIGVIKEDGLWMPVDPGTRKSLGYCFIEYNSPQEAELAKEKTNGYKLDRAHIFAVNMIEDFNRFMKVPDEWAPPEIRPYVPGENLQHWLTDEKARDQFVIRAGSDTDVFWNDARHLKPDPVYKRAYWTESFVQWSPLGTYLATVHRQGAAVWGGESTFNRLMRYAHPQVKFIDFSPGEKYLVTYSSHEPSNPRDANRVVINIFDVRTGKVMRDFKGSADEFSIGGAGGVAGVSWPVFRWGGGKDDKYFAKIGKNMISVYETESFSLVDKKSLKAENVMDFIWSPTDPIFALFVPELGGGNQPARVSLIQIPGKEELRQKNLFSVSDCKMYWQSNGDYLAVKVDRYTKTKKSTYTGFELFRIKERDIPIEVLELDNKNDKIIAFAWEPKGHRFAVVHGDSPRPDVSFYSMRTAHNTGRVSKLTTLKGKQANSLFWSPSGRYLILAGLKGFNGQLEFYNVDELETMATAEHFMATDIEWDPTGRYVATLVTSVHNDMENGFNIWSFNGKLLYRTLKDHFFQFLWRPRPPSLLSPEKEEEIAKNLKKYSKKYEAEDQDVSLQLSEQDREKRRMMKDEWYKWVNEWKLLHEEERLQRQVLRDGEASDEEEEYEAKEVEVEELLDISEEILSFE; encoded by the exons ATGGGAGAAATATCATTGACTGAACTAGAAGAGAGAGCCGCTGCGGCTGGCATAGATCTCTCGCTAATCGATATTGATTCAATTAAACTTCCTCCTGGAGATGATTTTGGCGTTATTAG TGATGATGAGGATGTCTATCAAGAAGAACAGATGGATTTTGACTATGGGTTAGGGAACACTATTGTAGTTGATAATCTTCCGGTTGTTCCAAAAGAAAAGTTTGATAAGCTTGAAGGAGTTATCAACAAGATTTATAGTCAGATTGGTGTTATTAAGGAGGATGGCCTTTGGATGCCTGTTGATCCTGGGACTCGGAAATCTTTGGGTTACTGTTTCATCGAGTACAATTCCCCTCAG GAAGCTGAGCTAGCTAAGGAAAAGACAAATGGGTACAAGTTGGATAGAGCTCATATTTTTGCTGTCAACATGATTGAAGATTTCAATAGATTTATGAAAGTTCCTGATGAGTGGGCACCACCAGAGATCAGGCCATATGTTCCCGGG GAAAATCTTCAACATTGGCTCACTGATGAAAAAGCTCGAGATCAGTTTGTGATTCGTGCTGGCTCAGACACTGACGTTTTCTGGAATGATGCAAGACATTTGAAGCCTGATCCTGTTTACAAGCGTgct TATTGGACTGAGAGTTTTGTGCAGTGGTCCCCGCTTGGGACTTACCTGGCAACAGTTCATAGGCAGGGTGCTGCAGTTTGGGGTGGTGAAAGTACCTTTAATCGGCTAATGCGTTATGCTCATCCTCAG GttaaattcattgatttttcccCCGGTGAGAAATATTTGGTAACCTACAGCAGCCATGAACCAAGTAATCCTCGTGATGCTaat AGGGTtgtgataaatatttttgatgtgaGAACTGGTAAAGTAATGAGAGACTTTAAGGGAAGTGCTGATGAATTTTCTATTGGAGGAGCTGGTGGTGTTGCAGGAGTCTCATGGCCTGTTTTCAG gTGGGGTGGCGGGAAAGATGACAAATATTTTGCCAAAATTGGGAAGAACATGATCTCTGTGTATGAAACAGAGTCATTCAGCCTTGTAGACAAAAAGTCCTTGAAAGCTGAAAATGTGATGGACTTCATTTGGTCACCAACAGATCCTATTTTTGCTCTCTTTGTTCCTGAACTTGGTGGCGGGAATCAACCTGCCAGG GTGAGCCTCATTCAAATTCCCGGTAAAGAGGAGTTGCGGCAAAAGAACCTTTTCAGTGTCAGTGACTGTAAGATGTACTGGCAGAGTAATGGTGACTACCTTGCTGTAAAGGTTGATAGGTATACAAAGACCAAGAAAAGCACGTACACAGGATTTGAGCTTTTCCGTATAAAAGAGCGGGACATACCAATTGAGGTGTTGGAGCTAGACAATAAGAACGATAAGATAATTGCCTTTGCTTGGGAGCCTAAGGGCCATAGGTTTGCTGTTGTTCATGGTGACAGCCCAAGGCCAGATGTAAGCTTTTACTCAATGAGGACTGCTCATAACACGGGCCGGGTTTCAAAGCTAACTACTCTCAAGGGCAAACAAGCAAATTCTCTTTTCTGGTCCCCATCTGGTCGTTACCTAATACTTGCAGGACTTAAAGGTTTCAATGGTCAGTTGGAATTCTACAATGTTGATGAGCTTGAGACAATGGCAACAGCTGAGCATTTTATGGCAACAGATATTGAATGGGATCCCACTGGAAG GTATGTTGCAACTTTGGTGACTTCAGTACATAATGATATGGAAAATGGCTTCAACATCTGGTCTTTCAATGGAAAGCTACTTTATCGGACACTGAAGGATCATTTCTTCCAG TTCTTGTGGCGCCCAAGGCCACCATCTCTCTTGAGTCCTGAAAAGGAGGAAGAGATTGCTAAGAACTTGAAGAAGTATAGCAAGAAGTACGAGGCAGAGGACCAGGATGTTTCTTTACAATTGAGTGAACAGGACCGTGAGAAGAGGAGGATGATGAAGGATGAATGGTACAAGTGGGTCAATGAGTGGAAGCTGTTGCATGAAGAGGAAAGATTGCAGAGGCAGGTTCTAAGGGATGGAGAAGCTAGTGATGAAGAGGAAGAGTACGAGGCAAAAGAAGTTGAAGTTGAAGAATTGCTAGATATTTCTGAGGAAATTCTTTCTTTTGAATAG